GGGGGACCACCCTCTAAGCCTAAATACTCGTACATGACCGATAGCGAACTAGTACCGTGAGGGAAAGGTGAAAAGCACCCCGATGAGGGGAGTGAAACAGTACCTGAAACGGATTGCCTACAAGCAGTGGGAGCCTCTTTATGGGGTGACCGCGTACCTCTTGCATAATGGGTCTGTGACTTAATGTACCAAGCAAGCTTAAGCCGATAGGTGTAGGCGCAGCGAAAGCGAGTCTGAATAGGGCGACTTAGTTTGGTGTATTAGACCCGAAACCCGGCGATCTAGGCATGACCAGGATGAAGGTGCGGTAACACGCACTGGAGGTCCGAACCGATTAACGTTGAAAAGTTACCGGATGAGTTGTGTTTAGGGGTGAAAGGCCAATCAAGCCGGGAAATAGCTGGTTCTCCGCGAAAACTATTGAGGTAGTGCCTCGCATGATTACCGTAGGGGGTAGAGCACTGGATGGGCTAGGGGGTCGCGAGATCTACCAAACCTAACCAAACTCCGAATACCTACGAGTACAGTGCGGGAGACAGACGGCGGGTGCTAAGGTCCGTCGTCAAAAGGGAAACAGCCCTGACCTACAGCTAAGGTCCCCAAGTCGTGTCTAAGTGGGAAAGCATGTGGGAATCCCAAAACAACCAGGAGGTTGGCTTAGAAGCAGCCATCCTTTAAAGAAAGCGTAACAGCTCACTGGTCTAAATAAGGGTTCCTGCGGCGAAGATGTAACGGGGCTCAAGACACGCACCGAAGCTTAGGGTGTGATCGTTTACGATCACGCGGTAGCGGAGCGTTCCGTAAGCCGTTGAAGCGATCTGGTAATGGGTCGTGGAGGTATCGGAAGTGCGAATGCAGACATGAGTAGCGATAAAGAGGGTGAGATGCCCTCTCGCCGAAAGACCAAGGGTTCCTGCGCAAGGCTAATCCGCGCAGGGTGAGCCGGCCCCTAAGACGAGCCCGAAGGGGGTAGTCGATGGGAACCACGTTAATATTCGTGGGCCTGGTGGTGTGTGACGGATCTCGTGTGTTGTACGATCTTATCGGATTGATCGTGCTTCGAAGAGGTCCCGGGAAATAGCCCCACCGTATAGACCGTACCCGAAACCGACACAGGTGGTCAGGTAGAGTATACCAAGGCGCTTGAGAGAAGTGTCCTGAAGGAACTCGGCAAATTGCCTCCGTACCTTCGGAAGAAGGAGGCCCTCACTGAGCGCAAGCTTTTTGAGGGGGCACAGGCCAGGGGGTAGCGACTGTTTAGCAAAAACACAGGGCTCTGCTAAGTCGGCTTCAAGACGACGTATAGGGTCTGACGCCTGCCCGGTGCCTGAAGGTTAAGTGGAGGGGTGCAAGCTCCGAAATGAAGCCCAGGTAAACGGCGGCCGTAACTATAACGGTCCTAAGGTAGCGAAATTCCTTGTCGGGTAAGTTCCGACCTGCACGAATGGCGTAACGACTTCCCCACTGTCTCCAGGACATGCTCAGCGAAATTGAATTCTCCGTGAAGATGCGGAGTACCCGCGGTTAGACGGAAAGACCCCGTGCACCTTTACTGCAGCTTCAGAGTGGCATTAGGAAGAAACTGTGTAGAATAGGTGGGAGGCTTTGAAGCATGGGCGCCAGCCCGTGTGGAGCCACAATGTGAAATACCACCCTGTTTGTTTCTGATGTCTAACCACGCACCGTTATCCGGTGCTGGGACCCTCTGTGGCGGGTAGTTTGACTGGGGCGGTCGCCTCCTAAAGAGTAACGGAGGCGCGCGAAGGTTGGCTCAGGCCGGTTGGAAACCGGCTGTTAGAGTGCAATGGCATAAGCCAGCCTGACTGCGAGACTGACAAGTCGAGCAGAGACGAAAGTCGGTCATAGTGATCCGGTGGTCCCTCGTGGAAGGGCCATCGCTCAACGGATAAAAGGTACGCCGGGGATAACAGGCTGATAACCCCCAAGAGCTCATATCGACGGGGTTGTTTGGCACCTCGATGTCGGCTCATCACATCCTGGGGCTGGAGCAGGTCCCAAGGGTTTGGCTGTTCGCCAATTAAAGTGGTACGTGAGCTGGGTTCAGAACGTCGCGAGACAGTTTGGTCCCTATCTGCCGTGGGCGTCGAAATTTGAGAGGAGTTGACCCTAGTACGAGAGGACCGGGTTGAACATACCTCTGGTGTACCTGTCGTCGTGCCAACGGCGCAGCAGGGTAGCTATGTATGGACGGGATAACCGCTGAAAGCATCTAAGCGGGAAGCCTCCCTCGAGATAAGATTTCTTAGGACGGTCGAAGACCACGACCTTGATAGATCGGATGTGGAAGTGCGGTAACGCATGGAGCTAACCGATACTAATTGTCCTATTCGCGCTTGAGAGTCTCACCATCAATGACAGCTCTGGATAACCTCCAGCGTTCGTCGCTTGATCGGATGATCATCTACAGCTCGCAATTACACCGGTGCACGGTATCGATTTGAACCCGAATTTGCGCTCAGGATGTCCTTGGACATCCCACACGGGCTCCATTGCCTGGTGGCTATGGCGTCTGTGAACCACCCGATCCCATCCCGAACTCGGCCGTGAAACCAGACTGCGCCGATGGTACTATCGCTCAAGCGATGGAAGAGTAGGTCGTCGCCAGGCATTGAAGCCCGTGTGCGCGCAAATCCAAATTCTCGAAAAACCCATTCACAACGTCAGATCGCACAAGCGCTCCGGCGCTCGACTGGCAAATCAATTGCCGCGGGATGGAGCAGCCCGGTAGCTCGTCAGGCTCATAACCTGAAGGTCGCAGGTTCAAATCCTGCTCCCGCAACCAAACACAAAAGCCCGCCTGGCTAACCCCTCGCGGGCTTTTCTGCGTCTAAAACGCAGCGCCCCAGGAATCGCGGGCGAAGTCGCACCTCCGTCGTCGGAGGCCGCGAAACTGTCCTGCTTTCGGACGCAAACCGATCCCCGTTCCCCTCCGGCGCAAAGGCAACGCGCAGATTATCCACAGATAATCGCACGAAATGTCCGAACCCGGCACAAGTCCATTGAGCGGCGCAACGTTGCTGTCATGATCGCCGCTTAGCCAAGCGCCAGTTCCAGAGTCTCCCGTATCGCGCTGCCTTCGTCGCGGGTGCCAGTCCGGCCCTCGTGATCGCTGACAAACAGAGGATCGATCATGGCCGTCAACGTGTTCATCAACGAATTCCACTATGACAATGCCGGCGCCGACACCGGCGAGTTCGTCGAGATCGCAGGCGCCGCTGGCACCGATCTCACGGGCTGGAAGATCGTTCTGTACAATGGCGCGAACGGGAACAGCTACGACACCGACGCGCTGAGCGGCACGATCCCGAACCAGCAGAACGGCTTCGGCACCGTCCGCATCACCTATCCGACCGACGGCATCCAGAACGGCGCCCCCGACGGCATCGCGCTGGTCGATCCGAACGGCGTCGTCGTCCAGTTCCTCAGCTATGAAGGCACGATGGTCGCCAATAACGGTCCGGCCGCGGGGATGACCAGCACCAGCATCGGCGTCAGCGAATCTGGCTCGGCCAGCGGCACCTCGGTCGGTCTTGTCGGGAGCGGTACCACGGCGGCGGATTTCAGCTGGGCGCTGATCCCCGACGACACGCCCGGTGGCGTCAATGCCGGTCAGGCCTTTGGCGGCGTAGCACCGCCCCAGCCGGGCACGCTCGCCATCGCCGACGCGACCATTGTGGAAGGCAATAGCGGCGCGCACGATATCGTCTTTACGGTCACGCGTGCCGATGGCAGCGCCGGCGCGGTCTCGGCGGCCTGGACGGTCAATTTCGGCAGCGCCGATGCAGGCGATTTCGCCGCCTTCACTGCCACCGGGACGGTGAGCTTCGCCGACGGCGCGACCGGTGCGGAAATCCGCCTGCCGGTGCAGGGCGACACCGCCTTCGAAGGCGATGAGAGCTTCACCGTGACGCTGAGCAACCCGCAGGGCGGCGTAGCGCTGGGCGATGCGAGCGCGACCGGCACGATCACCAATGACGATGCCGCGCCGCCCGCGCCCGTTGCCAATGTCTTCATCAACGAGATCCACTACGACAATGCCGGCACCGATGCCGGCGAAGCGATCGAGATCGCCGGTGTCGCGGGCACCGATCTCAGCGGCTACAAGCTGGTCCTCTACAACGGCAGCAACACCCCGGATTCCGCACCCACTTATGGCAGCGCGACCAATCTGTCGGGCGTAATCGACGACGAGGGCACTGGCTTCGGCACCGTGTCGTTCAGCTATCCGCGCGACGGTCTGCAGAACGGTGTCTCGGACGGCGTCGCGCTGATTGCGCCCGACGGCAGCGTGGTCCAACTGATTTCGTGGGAAGGCGTCTTCACGGCAGCCGCCGGCACCGCTGCCGGCGGACTGACCAGCACCGATATCGGGGTTGCCGAGGATTCGGCCTCGCCACTGGGCTTCTCGCTCCAGCTCAAGGGCAGCGGCTCGAGCGCTGCAGATTTCAGCTGGGCGCCTGCTTCGGACGACAGCTTCGGCACGCTCAACGAAGGCCAGACCTTCCTGCCGACCACCGGCACCAGCTATATCCGCATGGGCGATGCCAAGGTTGTCGAGGGCGACAGCGGCACGTCCAACCTCGTCTTCACCGTCAACCGCGCCGGCGGCAGCGCGCTCGCCGCCTCCGTCCAATACAGCATCAATCTCGACGGCACCGCGACGGCGGATGACCTCGCGCCCGGCGCGGTCCTCGCCGGCACGATCAGCTTCGCCCCCGGCGAATTCTCCAAGCAGATCATCGTGCCAGTGAAGGGCGACACGGTGGGCGAGCCCAACGAAACGCTGTCGGTCACGCTCGGCGCGACCACCGGCGACGTCGTCATCAACGATGGCGCCGCGACCGGCACGATCACCAATGACGATCCCATTGCGCTGACGATCGGCCAGATCCAGGGCGCGGGCCATGTCTCGGCCTATGTCAACCAGACGGTGGTCACCACCGGCATCGTCACTGCAGTCGATACCAATGGTTTCTACCTCCAGTCGGCAGTCGGTGACGGTGACGCGCGCACTTCCGACGCAGTGTTCGTCTTTACCAATACCGCCCCCGGCGTGCTGGTGGGCGACGGCATCTCGGTACGCGGCTCGGTCGCCGAATTTGCCGGCAGCACCGCCAGCCTCAGCCTCACCGAGATCGTTTCGCCGACAGTTACTGTCGAGAGCCATGGCAACGCGCTCCCCGCTGCGATCCTGATCGGCTCGGGCGGTCTGCTGCCCCCGGCCGAGGCGATCGATAATGACGGCCTCACCAGCTATGATCCCGCCACCGACGGCATCGACTTCTGGGAATCGCTGGAGGGCATGCGCGTCACGATCGACGCCCCGCAAGTGGTGTCGAACACCAGCGAGTTCGGCGAGACCGACGTGGTCGCCTCGCGTGGCGAAGGCGCGACCGGGGTCAATGATCGCGGTGGCATCACGATCTCGCCGGGCAGCCAGGGCGTGCCCGACTATAATCCCGAGAAGATCCAGATCGACGACGACAGCGGTATCTTCGCCGGCTTCACTCCGGGCTATACGATCGGCGACCAGCTGAGCAGCGTCACCGGCGTGGTCAATTATGCTTTCGACAATTACGAAGTGATCGTCACTGAGGCTGTGACCGTCACCAAGGACGAGACGCTGGTGCGCGAGGAGACCGCGCTGCGCGGCGACGCCAACAACCTGTCGATCGCGACCTACAACCTCGAAAATCTCGACAGCTCGGACAACAAGTTCGACGTACTGGCCAACGACATAGTCTACCATCTCGGCGCGCCCGACATCATCGCCGCGCAGGAAATCCAAGACGCCGACGGCGCCGGTTCGGGCTCGAACCTGTCGGGCACCGTTACTGCGCAGGGCTTGATCGACGCGATCTACGCCACGTCGGGCAAGCGCTATGCCTATGTCGAGATCGCGCCGACAACTGCGGGATCGACCGGCGGCGAAGGCGGCGGCAACATTCGCAACGGCTATTTCTACAATATTGACCGCGTGTCCTATATCGAAGGCAGCGCTGCGCTGATCGACGGGGCAGCGTATAACGGCACGCGCAAGCCGCTGGTCGCGCAGTTCGCCTTTGCCGGGCAGACGATCACGGCGATCAACGTCCACTTCACGTCGCGCCTCGGTAGTGATCCGCTTTGGGGCGACAACCAGCCGGCGAACGACGCAGGCGATTCGGCCCGTACTGCGCAGGCGGCGGGGGTGAAGGCATGGGTGCAGGCGCATCTCGCCGACGATCCCTCGCTCAACATCGCGCTGCTCGGCGACTGGAACGGCTTCTATTTCGAGAATGCTCAGACCCAGCTCACCGATCCGAGCCAGGGCGGAGTGTTCACCAACCTCGCCACGCTCCTCCCCGAGGAGGAGCGCTACAGCTACATGTTCAACGGCAATGCCCAACTGATCGACAATATCCTGGTGACCGGCGGGCTGGTGACCGGCGCGCAATATGATGCGGTGCATCTCAACGCCGAGTTCAGCGGCAGCCGCGCCACCGATCACGATTCGCAGGTCGCGCTGCTCCGGCTCGGCGCCGCGCCGAAGGATGTCGTGCTTAGCAACGCCAGCGTCGCCGAGAACCTGTCCGCGGGCAGCGTGGTCGGCACGGTCTCGGCGACCGACACCGCCAACGACACGCTCAGCTATTCGCTGGTCGATAATGCCGGCGGCCTTTTCGTCATAAACGCGGCAACCGGCGTGATCACCACCACCGCGCCGCTCAACTTCGAAGCGATCGCATCGTATAATGTCGTCGCCAAGGTTACCGACAGCGGCGGACTCAGCGTCCAGCAGGGCTTCGTCATCAAGGTGACCGACGTCAACGAAGCCCCGGTCGCGACTGCGAATTCGGTCGCAGTCAATGAGGACGCGACCACTGCGAACCTGTGGACAACGCTGCTCGCCAACGACAGCGATCCCGATGCCGGTCAGACCCAGACGCTGAAGATCACCGCAGTCGACACCAGCGGTACGCTGGGAAGCGTGGTGTTCGATGCCACCACCAAGACGCTGAAATACGTCGCCGACAATGACGCGTTCGACGCGCTGGCGCCGGGCGCCAAGCAAGTCGATATCTTCACCTACACCGTCACCGACGCCAACGGCCTGACGAGCACCGCGACGGTCAGCGTTACGGTCACCGGCATCGCCGATGGCGTGACGCGTAACGGCACCTACAATAGCGAGACGATCAACGGCACTGCGGGCGAGGATCGCCTGTGGGGCGGCGGGCTCGGCAACGATACGCTGAACGGCCTGGGCGGCCATGACTGGCTGTCGGGTGGTCTCGGCAACGACAGGATCGACGGCGGCGACGGCAACGACGTGCTGTTCGGGAATCTCGGCGATGACACGCTGATGGGCGGCAACGGCAAGGACGGGCTGTTCGGCAGCTATGGCTATGACAAGCTGTGGGGTGGGGCGGGCGCCGACACCTTCCACTTCGGCGCGACCTTCGGCGACGACACGGTCTACGACTTCGACACCGCCGAAGACCGGATCATCCTCGACGACGGCATCGCCGTGACGCGCACGCGGGTGCAGGACGTCAACGGCGACGGGCTCAACGATCTGGTCCTCACGTTCAGCGTCGGCAGCGCCACGCTGCTCGGGGTCGGCAACGCCAGCCAGGTCAAATATGCCGCGCCGGATTATTATTCGGCGCACCAGCCGGGCCTGGACGGAAGCCTCGAAGGGGTCATCGATGCGTCGAGCTTCGCCGTGAGCGCGGGCCGGGCATTCAACGAGCCGTTGCTGGCCCACGGATTCTGACCATTTGCCTAAGCTGAAGATCAGTATCAAAGTCGTACCCCGTGACCGTACCGGTCGCGGGGTATTGCTTGTCATGGGCCAATTTGATGCGCGTTGAACGTCCTCTCGGTGCGCTGCGCGCCGCGCTTGCGCTGTGCCGGCGCCATTTCGTGTCCGCTGCAGCATTCAGCGCCCTGATCAACCTGCTCTACATCGTCCCTACTTTGTACATGCTGCAAGTCTATGACCGGGTCGTGCCGACGCACGGCGTGCAGACGCTCGCCTTCCTGACGATGGTGCTGCTGTTCGCACTGGCGACGCTGTCGCTGCTCGATCGCGTCCGCTCGCGGCTGCTGGTGCGCGCCGGCGTCCAGCTCGATGCCACGCTCGCCCCGCTGATCCTCGAC
This genomic stretch from Sphingomonas sp. LM7 harbors:
- a CDS encoding Ig-like domain-containing protein; its protein translation is MAVNVFINEFHYDNAGADTGEFVEIAGAAGTDLTGWKIVLYNGANGNSYDTDALSGTIPNQQNGFGTVRITYPTDGIQNGAPDGIALVDPNGVVVQFLSYEGTMVANNGPAAGMTSTSIGVSESGSASGTSVGLVGSGTTAADFSWALIPDDTPGGVNAGQAFGGVAPPQPGTLAIADATIVEGNSGAHDIVFTVTRADGSAGAVSAAWTVNFGSADAGDFAAFTATGTVSFADGATGAEIRLPVQGDTAFEGDESFTVTLSNPQGGVALGDASATGTITNDDAAPPAPVANVFINEIHYDNAGTDAGEAIEIAGVAGTDLSGYKLVLYNGSNTPDSAPTYGSATNLSGVIDDEGTGFGTVSFSYPRDGLQNGVSDGVALIAPDGSVVQLISWEGVFTAAAGTAAGGLTSTDIGVAEDSASPLGFSLQLKGSGSSAADFSWAPASDDSFGTLNEGQTFLPTTGTSYIRMGDAKVVEGDSGTSNLVFTVNRAGGSALAASVQYSINLDGTATADDLAPGAVLAGTISFAPGEFSKQIIVPVKGDTVGEPNETLSVTLGATTGDVVINDGAATGTITNDDPIALTIGQIQGAGHVSAYVNQTVVTTGIVTAVDTNGFYLQSAVGDGDARTSDAVFVFTNTAPGVLVGDGISVRGSVAEFAGSTASLSLTEIVSPTVTVESHGNALPAAILIGSGGLLPPAEAIDNDGLTSYDPATDGIDFWESLEGMRVTIDAPQVVSNTSEFGETDVVASRGEGATGVNDRGGITISPGSQGVPDYNPEKIQIDDDSGIFAGFTPGYTIGDQLSSVTGVVNYAFDNYEVIVTEAVTVTKDETLVREETALRGDANNLSIATYNLENLDSSDNKFDVLANDIVYHLGAPDIIAAQEIQDADGAGSGSNLSGTVTAQGLIDAIYATSGKRYAYVEIAPTTAGSTGGEGGGNIRNGYFYNIDRVSYIEGSAALIDGAAYNGTRKPLVAQFAFAGQTITAINVHFTSRLGSDPLWGDNQPANDAGDSARTAQAAGVKAWVQAHLADDPSLNIALLGDWNGFYFENAQTQLTDPSQGGVFTNLATLLPEEERYSYMFNGNAQLIDNILVTGGLVTGAQYDAVHLNAEFSGSRATDHDSQVALLRLGAAPKDVVLSNASVAENLSAGSVVGTVSATDTANDTLSYSLVDNAGGLFVINAATGVITTTAPLNFEAIASYNVVAKVTDSGGLSVQQGFVIKVTDVNEAPVATANSVAVNEDATTANLWTTLLANDSDPDAGQTQTLKITAVDTSGTLGSVVFDATTKTLKYVADNDAFDALAPGAKQVDIFTYTVTDANGLTSTATVSVTVTGIADGVTRNGTYNSETINGTAGEDRLWGGGLGNDTLNGLGGHDWLSGGLGNDRIDGGDGNDVLFGNLGDDTLMGGNGKDGLFGSYGYDKLWGGAGADTFHFGATFGDDTVYDFDTAEDRIILDDGIAVTRTRVQDVNGDGLNDLVLTFSVGSATLLGVGNASQVKYAAPDYYSAHQPGLDGSLEGVIDASSFAVSAGRAFNEPLLAHGF